Genomic segment of Candidatus Angelobacter sp.:
ACATCGCGCCGGACAACCAGCACCGACCGAACGGGTAATTATCTTTGAATATCATTCCCGCCAGTGTGAATCGGATTCCCCAGGAACTCAAGGCAGCGGCAATCGGGGGGTGTCCTCCCTTGGGTGCCGTGTCGGCGCTGTGCGCCAATTTAATCCAGCCACAGGCCGGACGCTACGGCGAGTCAGGACACCGCCGCAATCGACGCGATACGTCTTCAGACTCGAATTCGGTCGCGTGTGTGAGATCAGACCCTCAGCCAGCCGCGGAAACCCCGGGCGGCATAATAGGACTGCGCACCGTTGTGACCCACAAAGACGCGACCGTAGCGGCGATCACAATAAAGCGCGCCACCGAGTTCTCGGATGTCTGCCGGGGTCTTCACCCAACTCGACGTCTTCAAATCGAACTCTCCCAGTTTCTGAAGCTCCAAGTATTGTTCTTCTGTCAAAAGCTCGATGCCCATGGACGCGGCCATATCCATGGCGGTGGTTTTCGGGCGGGCCTCCTTCCGCGACAACCATCCTTCGCGGTCGTAACAAACACTGGTGCGGCCTTTGGGAGTTTCCGCGGAACAATCAAAGAAGATGTATTCGCCTGTCGTTTTATCCTGACCCACCACATCCGGTTCGCCGCCTGTTCTTTCCATTTCCGCGAGCGACCACAGCTTGTCCGGCTTGGCCTCCAACCGCGCCTGCACCTTGGCCCAATCCAGCCTTTTGTGTCGGCTCACGTGGCGCTCAAACCGGGCTTTCAACGCGGCAAGCAACTCGTCGCGTTGTTTGGGGTACAATTCTTTTTTCATTTCAATACCTCTGGTCGAGTCGGGCGTTTTTGATCTGTTCCGTTATCCTGAAAGGCCGTTCTTCGGCGAGGTCGCTGACGAATCTATTTGGCGGCCTCCGGCTCCTGCCGCGTGACGATGGGCACGAAGCCGATTTCCAAACCTCGCGGTGGCGTGACCACGAGGGCAGGGTCGAGCCCGGCCAGTTGGCCGCTCGCGGGCGGGGCGAGATAACTGCGGTCCTTCGTCCAGTGTCGGTGAAGTTTTTCGACGCGCGCCTGCATTGCTTCACGCTCCGCGTCGGTCATGTCGGCGTTCAGCAGCGCAGGTTGGTCGGCGAAGCGATACCAGTAATAGGTGACCACGCTGCCGTCTCCGACGTGCGCCTGAAACGGGCCGGCTTTGGGGCCCGGCTTTTTCCACGAGCTATCAGCGGCGTCAGGTGTCTCATAGGTTTTCGGCGTTCGTTTCCGGCGCTGGTCAAAGCGCATCGCGGCCAGCCCGGTTTCCGCCGGGACATCCTGGGCGCGCACGGGCGTCCAGACGGGTTGCTTGTTTGCGTTGGTCGTGAGGCGAAAGTATTCGGGCAGCACAATCAGATTGTTCCCGGTTGTGTCGTCCTTTTTCACCCATTGTGAATTCCATTTGTAGCCGAAGGTGTTCGGGTCCGGCGCCATCGGCGTGGCGAAAGAGTTCCACGCGAGGCTCGCCTTGTTCTCTTTCGCGACTCCGTTCGTGTCGATCTTCCACGTCGCCCCGCCGCCGCCGGGAAATTTGTGCAGCACCGCGCCGCTGGAATTGATTTCCCCGCTGGCCGGCGGGCCTCCGTCGAACCACGCCTGCACCGCGTCCCACAGCGCCTGCTTGTTGTACGAGGTAATGCGGTGCACGAGCGCGGAATCGCCCTGCGAATTCGCCGGGAATTGTGTGGGTGCGACACGCGCGTAAGTGACACCGTGCGCGTCAATCGCCTCCGCGCTGGGGATGTGTTGCGTCTCCATCTGCACGGCGCGGTTTGGGTTTGAAGGCCGGCTGTCGAGCAACTGTCCGGCGAAGCGCGGCTCAGTGACGGCGGCGCGAGACCAGAAGTATGGAGTGAAAAAGGCGACCGGGCCTTTGAAGTTCGCCGTGTTCAGAAACAGCGTCCAGCAATTGTCGCCCGTTGGAATGTTCGTTCCCGCCGTGATTGCCTTGGCCTTCGCGAGCGGCAGCGGAAGATAACCCCAACCGAACCATTCGCCACGCGTGCCCCGCTTCAGGTTCAAGCCATCGGGCGGCCACAGGACCCACGGGCTCAGCTGGGCGATGGCGTATTTGCCGCGCGGATTTTTCCAGTCACGTCCTTTGCCGGCGCCCGGTCCATTGGCCCACTCGACGAAATTCGGCGCGACACCGCCCATGATAAATTTCGGCGTCTCAGTTGCATATTCCGTATCACGCCACCAGCCGAGGCCGCCCTCGATGTCGGAGTAAAGGTTGGTCGGGCCTTTGCCTTCGTACTGCGCGAACATCCACGTTCCGGGCAATCCGGACTGGAACTGCTGGCCAGGGTAGTGTTGCAACAACGGCCACGCCGCGACATACATGGAATAACCCGCGTTGAAGTTCGTCGGCACCGTTTCATTTGGGACGAGAAGATAGCCCGCCATCTCGCCCTCGCGAATGGCCGCAGCAACGAGTGCCGGCAAAACGACCAACGAAATCGCAAGTGTTCGAATAGTTCTTTTCATGATGAATTTGAGCTGATTGCCATGAAGCCGCGTCATCGTTGAAACTTTCCCACCGTGAGCCAGCCCGCCAAGTGTTGGTTTTGATTTTGATTGGCGAAGCGCAAGGGCGGACCACCGGGCAGCGGGTTCGGCACGCACAGCAGCAGTTGATGAGTTCCAGGTTTGAGCGCGGCTGCATTTGTCGTGATGCGCCACCGGGCCGCCGGCTCATCGGGCTGAATCGCGGTCAGCTTCCAATCCGTCTTCCACGTCGAGGCGAGGTTGCCCTCCGCATCCAGGGCGCCGAGTTCCACCGGCCAATCGTAGTAAAACGGCGCCACGCCGGTGTTCGTCACGGTCAGGGAGACATCGAGTTTGCCGTTGGCGACGGAAATAACCGCGCCAGCCACGTGCAATTCGTAGCCCATCTGCTGCACCGCCCGGATCGCGCGTTCGCGCGCGGCGCCTTGAATCTTTCCGCGAAAGACGCCTTCGTTGCAGAGCCACGAGGCGTGTGTCACCACCACACAACGTTCGAATTCCTGTCCCTTCGGCGCGCACGACGGCTCATCGAACAGGCACTTCCACACCTCGGGTCGCACCTCGCCGCCGATGGCCTGCGTGCGCCATTTGTCGAGGGCATTGGCGGAGCGCAGGCGTGTTTCGAAAAACCAGCCATCGGGTTTCTTTCCCGTGTGGAGCGTGGCCCACGCGAACGAATCGTCATGATAGCCGATGGCGCGCTGGCTGTTGTCGGCATAAGCCGGATCGTTCGTCCCCGCAGGATAACGCGCGACGAGCTTCGTTCTTTTGAACGCCGCTTCGTAGGCATCCATAACCTCGCGCTGCACGGTCTTGGAGGCGAACCATGAGGAGTGCGGATGGTTGTGCCACTCGCCCCAGGTGCCAAGCAGTCCGAGGCCAATGAAACCTAAGCGTGGGTCGCCGTCATACTTCCGTCCGAGGGCGTGGATGAAGTTCGTCAGTGCCGCGCGTAATTGCGGGTCTTCGTAGTCCGGCGTTTGATCGACAGCGGGCGGGAACGGTTGCGTGTTGGTGTTGGTCCAGCGCCGCATCGGGAGGCCGGCGTCAACCAGGTATTGCGGCACGCCGGTCTTCTTCCCCGGCCATTCGAGATAGAACCGCGCGAAAAACTGGTGCCCACGCGACGCGGCGGCGTTGAGCTTCCTCTCGAACGGCTCCCAGTTGAAATTGGTCGGTCCCGTCATCACGTCGGACAGCTTCGTGTAG
This window contains:
- a CDS encoding DUF4256 domain-containing protein encodes the protein MKKELYPKQRDELLAALKARFERHVSRHKRLDWAKVQARLEAKPDKLWSLAEMERTGGEPDVVGQDKTTGEYIFFDCSAETPKGRTSVCYDREGWLSRKEARPKTTAMDMAASMGIELLTEEQYLELQKLGEFDLKTSSWVKTPADIRELGGALYCDRRYGRVFVGHNGAQSYYAARGFRGWLRV
- a CDS encoding DUF4832 domain-containing protein, which produces MRILAAFAALLAAARAFTGEVGNTASALSYAPAPSDNPLKGFVPYLRADESFPHSMEWDYTKLSDVMTGPTNFNWEPFERKLNAAASRGHQFFARFYLEWPGKKTGVPQYLVDAGLPMRRWTNTNTQPFPPAVDQTPDYEDPQLRAALTNFIHALGRKYDGDPRLGFIGLGLLGTWGEWHNHPHSSWFASKTVQREVMDAYEAAFKRTKLVARYPAGTNDPAYADNSQRAIGYHDDSFAWATLHTGKKPDGWFFETRLRSANALDKWRTQAIGGEVRPEVWKCLFDEPSCAPKGQEFERCVVVTHASWLCNEGVFRGKIQGAARERAIRAVQQMGYELHVAGAVISVANGKLDVSLTVTNTGVAPFYYDWPVELGALDAEGNLASTWKTDWKLTAIQPDEPAARWRITTNAAALKPGTHQLLLCVPNPLPGGPPLRFANQNQNQHLAGWLTVGKFQR